In the Saccharococcus thermophilus genome, TTATGCACGATGGAAAGCTCCCTCCGCATCGTTAAACTGTATCGCTGTTGTTTATCGTATGCAGCATCACCGAAAAGGTTCGCGGCGGGAGCGGAAAATTATTATTACATGTCGTGGCTGGAATTATGTTTTTGCCGCGTATGGTTCCGATTTTTCACTTTTTTCGAACCATCCAGCGGCTCCGGCTGCCCCGGATTATTGCCTTTTGGCGCGTTTTTGCGCATGTCTGTGCCTGTGTTTTTATTGGTCATGTCCATCCCCCTCCTTTTGTTTACTAGCATGCCGTCATCCCTATTTCATTATTCGCGGTATAATTTGCGCCATGTTTGAAACGCTAAGTAATGAATGACCGCCATTAGCAAAGGAGGAAGCGATCATGGCTTATCATAAAGCGAAACAAGAAGCGTTTCAAGCGGCGCAAAAGGCAACGATGGAAGCGAAAGAATGGCATGACCATTTAGTGCGCGACCAAGCTGATTACGGCCATCAATTAAGCCATTTAAAGCAAGAGGTGAACGAAGCGTTTGAACAAATTAACAATGCGCTTGAAGTCGCCTCGGAAAAACAGCGGGCGCAGCTCGAAAAGTTTCGCAACGACTTGCAGGCGATTGTCGATGAAGTTAATGAAATACAATGAAGGGAATGTCACCATCCGACATTCCCTTTTGTTTGCATCCGCTTACGGCAGGTCGGGATGACGAAACAAGCGCAAGGTTATTGGTTCTTTTTTCGTTTCTTATTGTTTTGACGTTGCGCTTCTGTCAATGGTTCATTCGAAAATTCTTCGTTATAGCCGGCGCCCATTCCTTGCGCGCTTGCCGCGTTCATGCCCGGAATGACGTGATTGGCTTTTCGTTTGCCCATCCTCTTCACCTCCGATACTAGTTTGCGACCGAAAGACAACTTTATGCTCATCTATGAAAGCGGATATATGACGAAACCTTCGAAATTCTATTTACAACATGTCCTTCGTTATAATAAGATAAAAACGTACCAAATTTACGGGTATTGGG is a window encoding:
- a CDS encoding small acid-soluble spore protein P, which translates into the protein MTNKNTGTDMRKNAPKGNNPGQPEPLDGSKKVKNRNHTRQKHNSSHDM
- the sspO gene encoding small acid-soluble spore protein O, with the translated sequence MGKRKANHVIPGMNAASAQGMGAGYNEEFSNEPLTEAQRQNNKKRKKNQ